A window of the Desulfobacula toluolica Tol2 genome harbors these coding sequences:
- a CDS encoding zf-HC2 domain-containing protein — protein MKTPCKKYTSEEISRFIDHELALDRYEELARHHVNCPDCNSLVERFKSISIVFNNHADKAVSKINTEKLRQKTEQALENAKKASLKTDHGFFGKNIYLKLASIAAILTISLFWFHGSLFGPTGPSAIVTSVDTNVASVMIIETQTKKHTIIWFSET, from the coding sequence ATGAAAACACCATGCAAAAAATATACATCTGAAGAGATCAGCAGGTTTATTGATCATGAACTTGCCCTGGACCGGTATGAAGAATTGGCGCGACACCATGTCAACTGCCCGGATTGCAACAGTTTAGTTGAACGCTTCAAATCCATATCCATCGTGTTTAATAATCATGCGGATAAAGCGGTATCAAAAATAAATACTGAAAAACTGAGGCAAAAAACAGAACAGGCACTTGAAAACGCCAAAAAAGCATCTTTAAAAACCGATCATGGATTCTTTGGCAAAAATATTTACTTGAAACTTGCATCCATTGCTGCAATATTGACGATCAGCCTGTTTTGGTTTCACGGTAGTTTGTTTGGCCCGACAGGTCCAAGTGCGATTGTAACATCGGTTGATACGAATGTTGCTTCCGTTATGATTATTGAAACTCAAACAAAAAAGCATACCATTATCTGGTTTTCTGAAACCTGA
- the cobA gene encoding uroporphyrinogen-III C-methyltransferase has product MTHKTGKVYLIGAGPGDPGLLTIKAKECIETADVVVYDYLASPFLLNYAGKDAQIIYVGKKGGDHTLSQDKINQLLVDKAKQGFDVARLKGGDPFVFGRGGEEAQMLLGHGVPYEVVPGVTSAIAAPAYAGIPVTHRDHTSFVSFITGHEDPTKKDTSMQWDVYAKSNATLVFLMGVKNLANIVKNLIEHGKPSDTPIALVRWGTTARQQTVTGTLETIVEQVQQAKLKSPSIIIIGHVVSLRNELAWFDKRPLFGKRIVITRARAQASDLVSKLSKLGANCIEIPTIQITAPEDTSPLKASVENIKNYDWLIFTSVNGVKFFFDTLFDMGKDVRVLGHLKFACIGPVTKERLKDYGIISDILPKTYRAESVIDAFSSVEINNKKILLPRAKKARTILPEELTKMGARVDEVIAYETRLAKGGKKELISLLEKNEIDAVTFTSSSTVSNFMSLLESKDAKKLLANVVTASIGPITSDTARLLDIKPDIEAKEYTIQGLVDSLSSYYESCE; this is encoded by the coding sequence ATGACGCATAAGACTGGCAAAGTATATCTGATTGGTGCAGGTCCCGGTGATCCTGGTCTTTTAACAATTAAGGCAAAAGAATGTATCGAAACCGCAGATGTTGTGGTCTATGATTATCTTGCATCGCCTTTTTTACTCAATTACGCCGGAAAAGATGCCCAGATTATTTATGTAGGGAAAAAAGGGGGCGATCACACTCTTTCCCAGGATAAAATCAACCAGCTGCTGGTGGACAAAGCCAAACAGGGATTTGATGTGGCCAGGCTTAAAGGCGGTGACCCGTTCGTGTTTGGCCGTGGGGGAGAAGAAGCTCAGATGCTTCTGGGTCACGGGGTGCCCTATGAAGTGGTTCCAGGGGTTACCTCTGCAATCGCAGCACCCGCCTATGCAGGAATTCCGGTAACCCACAGAGACCACACCTCTTTTGTATCATTTATTACAGGCCATGAAGATCCCACCAAAAAAGACACCAGTATGCAATGGGATGTGTATGCAAAATCCAATGCAACCCTTGTGTTTTTGATGGGAGTTAAAAATCTTGCAAATATTGTAAAAAACCTGATTGAACACGGCAAACCATCCGACACACCCATTGCTCTGGTCAGATGGGGAACAACGGCCCGTCAGCAGACCGTTACCGGCACCCTTGAAACAATTGTTGAACAGGTACAGCAGGCAAAGCTCAAATCTCCATCCATTATCATCATAGGCCATGTGGTCTCTTTGAGGAATGAACTGGCCTGGTTTGATAAAAGGCCATTGTTCGGCAAACGAATTGTGATCACCAGGGCCCGTGCCCAGGCAAGCGATCTTGTTTCAAAGCTCTCAAAACTTGGGGCCAACTGTATTGAAATTCCGACCATCCAAATTACCGCTCCTGAAGATACCTCACCATTAAAAGCATCCGTTGAAAATATCAAAAATTATGACTGGCTTATCTTTACCAGTGTCAATGGGGTTAAATTCTTTTTTGATACTTTGTTTGACATGGGCAAAGACGTGAGAGTGCTGGGACACCTTAAATTCGCCTGTATCGGTCCTGTAACCAAAGAAAGGCTGAAAGATTACGGCATTATCAGTGATATTTTGCCAAAAACCTATAGAGCCGAAAGTGTAATTGATGCATTCTCCTCTGTTGAGATAAACAACAAAAAAATATTGCTCCCAAGAGCAAAGAAAGCCAGGACAATCCTGCCTGAAGAGCTGACAAAAATGGGTGCAAGGGTCGATGAGGTTATTGCCTATGAAACCCGGCTTGCAAAGGGAGGAAAAAAAGAGTTGATATCCCTTCTGGAAAAAAATGAAATTGATGCAGTAACCTTCACCAGTTCTTCCACAGTATCCAACTTCATGTCCCTGCTTGAATCAAAAGACGCCAAAAAACTTTTAGCAAATGTCGTGACAGCCAGCATTGGACCCATCACATCGGACACGGCAAGATTACTTGACATCAAACCGGACATTGAAGCCAAAGAGTATACCATTCAAGGGCTTGTGGATTCATTGTCATCATATTATGAAAGCTGTGAATAA
- the hemC gene encoding hydroxymethylbilane synthase: protein MKKNICIGTRGSMLALWQANFIKSEIERLFPDLEVGLKIIKTTGDQITDRPLAMVGGKGLFVKEIETALLNNDIDLAVHSMKDMPGELPQGLIIGAIPKRENPFDVLISNGSRMLAEYKKGAKIGTSSLRRASQIKHIRPDLTIESIRGNLDTRIKKLKSGEYDAIVLAAAGLIRLEQESQITEYLDETIMIPAVGQGALCIETRANDDDIALIMEKLDHYDTRICVTGERAFLKQIEGSCHIPVACFGKIENNNVVLTAVVASEDGKELIKEQLVSPMDKMELNGRILADKVLEKGGKKILESLNSNDA, encoded by the coding sequence ATGAAAAAAAACATATGCATCGGTACCAGAGGAAGCATGCTTGCCTTGTGGCAGGCCAATTTTATAAAATCAGAAATTGAGCGCCTTTTCCCTGATCTGGAAGTTGGATTAAAAATCATTAAAACAACCGGGGACCAAATCACGGACCGGCCCCTTGCCATGGTGGGAGGAAAAGGGTTGTTTGTCAAGGAAATCGAAACTGCACTCTTGAATAACGATATTGATCTTGCCGTCCACAGCATGAAAGACATGCCGGGTGAACTCCCCCAAGGGCTTATCATTGGTGCTATTCCAAAAAGAGAAAACCCGTTTGATGTTCTCATTTCAAACGGCAGCCGCATGCTTGCCGAGTATAAAAAAGGGGCAAAAATCGGCACTTCAAGTCTCAGGCGCGCCTCCCAGATAAAGCATATCCGTCCTGATCTGACCATTGAATCCATCCGGGGTAACCTGGATACCCGGATCAAAAAACTGAAATCCGGCGAATATGATGCCATTGTACTGGCAGCAGCAGGTCTTATCCGCCTTGAACAGGAAAGTCAAATCACCGAATACCTGGACGAAACCATAATGATACCGGCTGTGGGACAAGGTGCTTTGTGCATTGAAACAAGAGCAAATGATGACGACATTGCATTGATCATGGAAAAACTCGACCATTATGACACAAGAATATGTGTGACCGGCGAACGGGCATTTCTAAAACAAATTGAGGGTTCCTGCCACATCCCGGTGGCCTGTTTTGGTAAAATTGAGAACAATAACGTGGTTCTGACTGCGGTCGTCGCTTCTGAAGACGGCAAAGAACTGATTAAAGAGCAACTTGTTTCCCCAATGGATAAAATGGAACTAAATGGCCGAATACTTGCCGACAAGGTTCTTGAAAAAGGCGGAAAAAAAATATTGGAGAGTTTGAATTCAAATGACGCATAA
- a CDS encoding RNA polymerase sigma factor → MNKPKATADNTDEQDLVKRLKKGQPWAFEVLVNTYQDRLLKIAYGITLDHEESLEIVQDVFISVFKNIRTFRQDAGLVTWLRKITINQSLNWKRKWKRRFRWHHDSIESENDKDLFMENKKSNDPETQFEKKQFEENLMKAIRKLPEKIRLVFVLNVFEGLSYEQIAKTINIKKGTVSSRIHFARKSLIKTLESNK, encoded by the coding sequence GTGAACAAACCAAAAGCAACTGCAGACAATACAGATGAACAGGATCTGGTTAAAAGGCTTAAAAAAGGTCAGCCCTGGGCTTTCGAGGTTCTTGTCAACACATACCAGGACCGGCTCTTAAAAATTGCCTATGGTATCACCCTTGATCATGAGGAGAGCCTGGAGATCGTACAGGATGTGTTTATCAGCGTATTTAAGAATATCCGGACCTTCAGGCAGGATGCAGGCCTTGTCACATGGCTCAGAAAAATCACCATAAATCAGAGTCTGAACTGGAAAAGAAAGTGGAAAAGACGATTCAGGTGGCATCATGATTCCATAGAATCGGAAAATGATAAAGACCTTTTTATGGAAAACAAAAAAAGCAATGATCCGGAAACGCAATTTGAAAAAAAACAATTTGAAGAAAATCTTATGAAAGCCATCCGAAAACTGCCGGAAAAAATACGGCTGGTTTTTGTTCTGAATGTTTTTGAAGGACTTTCATACGAGCAGATTGCCAAAACAATCAATATTAAAAAAGGAACGGTCAGTTCAAGGATTCATTTTGCCAGAAAAAGTCTTATCAAGACTTTGGAATCGAATAAGTGA
- the panP gene encoding pyridoxal-dependent aspartate 1-decarboxylase PanP, with product MVKIRNKQYPLVADWNTLNRVFIRPEDEIGRKTLVKYMEQILFGLHDFLNKHVGVTEEISLIKLAEEYTDTKINAHPQKKLADVIKDIINEIAPRAVNVASPYFIGHMTSAIPFFMVHLKAITAALNQNVIKLETSKVLSVLEKQILAKMHRMIFNFDDHFYLEHVQNTETSLGNFTTGGTTANLTALWVARNKCFPSKGNFESIEKNGIFEAMKTHDLEKAVVLVSKRGHYSLRKAGGVLGLGNQNVIPIDVDANRTIDIIKLKSKIKELQANKKTKIVAIIGIAGATETGIIDPLPKLADICQKHGIHFHVDAAWGGPVLLSEKYCHLLKGIERADSVAIDCHKQFYMPMTSGMVYFKDPTAMDHIVYHSSYVNRPGSVDLGIKTLEGSREANSLILDSALKIMGSKGYALMIDHGIETAREFAKMISQRSLFQLVTKPQLNILTYRLVPLDIQKKLETADKEERQKLNYILDDINIKIQRIQREAGKSFVSRTRLKNSPDDYNNNVVLRSVIMNPMTNIDIINEVLDEQESIFHKLVNE from the coding sequence ATGGTCAAAATAAGGAACAAACAATATCCTCTTGTTGCAGACTGGAATACCCTTAACAGAGTATTTATCAGACCTGAAGATGAAATCGGCAGAAAAACCCTTGTCAAATATATGGAACAAATCCTGTTTGGTCTCCATGATTTTCTAAACAAGCATGTTGGGGTGACCGAAGAAATCAGCCTGATAAAACTTGCCGAAGAGTACACCGATACAAAGATCAATGCCCATCCGCAAAAAAAACTGGCAGATGTGATCAAAGATATCATAAATGAAATTGCCCCAAGAGCCGTCAATGTAGCCTCTCCTTATTTTATCGGGCATATGACTTCTGCTATTCCATTTTTTATGGTTCATTTAAAAGCAATCACTGCGGCGTTAAACCAGAATGTTATCAAACTTGAAACTTCAAAAGTCTTATCCGTACTGGAAAAACAAATCCTGGCTAAAATGCACAGAATGATATTCAACTTTGATGACCATTTCTATCTTGAACATGTTCAGAACACGGAAACATCTCTGGGGAATTTCACAACCGGGGGCACAACGGCAAATCTTACAGCCTTATGGGTTGCCAGAAACAAATGCTTCCCCTCAAAAGGAAATTTTGAAAGCATCGAAAAAAACGGCATTTTTGAGGCCATGAAAACCCATGATCTTGAAAAAGCCGTGGTTCTGGTTTCAAAAAGAGGGCATTATTCATTAAGAAAAGCAGGGGGAGTATTGGGTCTGGGGAATCAAAATGTGATCCCAATTGATGTCGATGCAAACCGAACCATAGACATCATAAAACTCAAGTCTAAAATCAAAGAACTCCAGGCAAACAAAAAAACAAAAATTGTCGCTATTATTGGCATTGCCGGTGCCACTGAAACAGGAATTATTGATCCACTGCCCAAGCTTGCCGATATTTGTCAAAAACATGGTATCCATTTTCATGTGGATGCTGCATGGGGAGGACCTGTGCTTTTATCCGAAAAGTACTGTCATCTTCTCAAAGGCATTGAAAGGGCGGACTCTGTTGCCATTGACTGCCACAAACAATTTTACATGCCCATGACATCGGGTATGGTTTATTTTAAAGATCCCACAGCCATGGATCATATTGTATACCATTCAAGCTATGTCAACAGACCAGGCAGCGTTGACCTGGGGATAAAAACCCTTGAAGGTTCAAGAGAAGCCAATTCCCTGATCCTTGACAGCGCCCTTAAAATAATGGGCTCAAAAGGCTATGCGCTGATGATTGATCATGGAATTGAAACAGCCAGGGAATTTGCAAAAATGATCAGTCAAAGAAGCCTGTTTCAACTGGTTACAAAGCCACAGTTAAATATTTTGACATACAGACTGGTTCCGCTGGATATACAAAAAAAACTTGAAACCGCTGACAAAGAAGAGCGGCAAAAACTAAATTATATTCTGGATGACATCAATATCAAAATTCAAAGGATTCAAAGGGAGGCTGGTAAAAGCTTTGTATCAAGAACCCGCTTGAAAAATTCTCCGGACGACTATAACAACAATGTTGTATTAAGATCTGTAATTATGAATCCAATGACAAATATTGATATTATTAATGAAGTCCTTGATGAACAGGAATCCATTTTCCATAAACTTGTAAATGAATAA
- a CDS encoding TRAP transporter large permease, translating into MGSEYLAGWMFLVLTLLLMLGFPVACTLMGTAIFFGFIGSGLEFFELLPLRIWGAVKNVVLIAVPLFVFMGVTLEKSGLAEELLETMGLVFRRLKGGLAISTVLVGALLGASTGIVGATVVTMGLLAVPTMLRHGYKPELATGTVCASGTLGQIIPPSIVLVLLATIVQIPVGDLFMAAVLPGMMLVFLYMTYIFIIATVKPEIAPPVIIDTDQGQDKKLLLKKALCALFPPLFLIIAVLGSIFAGIASPTEAASVGCLGAILLAACNRRFNLTILKEVSATTTRLTCMVFIILVGANAFGLTFRELEGDELIRTFLFGIAEGYNKWVVLAIVMGLIFLIGFVLDFIEIIFIHVPVLVPILVDDFGFDPLWICVLLAVNLQTSFMTPPFGFSLFYLKAVTPPQVTTGHIYRGIIPFIFIQLIGLLIVVLWPQLATWLPTIAYTR; encoded by the coding sequence ATGGGATCTGAATATCTTGCCGGCTGGATGTTTCTTGTGCTTACCCTTTTGCTCATGCTAGGTTTTCCGGTTGCCTGCACCCTCATGGGTACTGCCATATTTTTTGGATTCATTGGATCTGGATTGGAATTTTTCGAGTTATTGCCATTGCGAATATGGGGAGCTGTAAAAAATGTTGTGCTAATCGCTGTTCCCCTGTTTGTCTTTATGGGAGTGACCCTTGAAAAATCAGGATTAGCCGAGGAATTGCTGGAAACAATGGGATTGGTATTTAGGCGCCTTAAAGGTGGTCTTGCCATCAGTACGGTTTTGGTCGGTGCCCTTCTTGGTGCATCCACTGGAATTGTGGGTGCCACAGTCGTTACCATGGGACTTTTAGCGGTCCCCACCATGCTGCGACATGGTTACAAGCCTGAACTTGCAACAGGAACAGTATGTGCTTCCGGAACCCTTGGGCAGATCATTCCACCTTCCATTGTACTGGTTCTTTTGGCAACCATTGTCCAGATTCCGGTGGGCGATCTGTTCATGGCGGCTGTACTGCCGGGAATGATGCTGGTATTTCTATATATGACTTATATTTTTATCATTGCCACGGTAAAACCGGAAATTGCACCGCCTGTAATTATAGATACAGATCAGGGTCAAGACAAAAAGCTGCTGCTGAAAAAGGCATTATGCGCCCTGTTCCCGCCGCTTTTTCTTATCATAGCTGTCCTTGGATCAATTTTTGCCGGAATCGCCTCTCCTACAGAAGCCGCTTCTGTAGGATGTTTGGGAGCAATATTGCTTGCAGCCTGTAACAGAAGATTCAATCTCACAATCCTAAAAGAAGTATCTGCCACAACAACCAGGCTTACCTGCATGGTCTTTATTATTTTGGTTGGTGCCAATGCATTTGGACTTACATTTCGTGAATTGGAAGGGGATGAACTGATTAGGACTTTTTTGTTTGGTATTGCCGAAGGATATAATAAATGGGTTGTGCTGGCCATTGTCATGGGTTTGATTTTTCTTATTGGTTTTGTCCTGGATTTTATTGAAATTATTTTCATCCATGTTCCTGTGCTAGTACCGATCCTGGTGGATGATTTTGGATTTGATCCTCTCTGGATCTGTGTACTCCTGGCGGTTAATCTTCAAACATCCTTTATGACACCTCCATTTGGTTTTTCTCTTTTTTACCTGAAAGCTGTGACACCTCCACAGGTAACCACAGGTCATATATACAGGGGGATTATTCCCTTTATATTTATCCAGCTTATTGGACTTTTGATTGTTGTATTATGGCCACAACTGGCCACCTGGCTTCCCACGATAGCTTATACAAGGTAG
- a CDS encoding AI-2E family transporter: protein MEVISYRNSSLIKFAAFIIVVAGMKAATVLVVPFLLAAFLSIICTPPLFWMQKKGIPSMLGIFILMLGVIATQMLLVSLVSSSIADFSRNIPFYQERLKTVTFETLQLLSRYGVELETDRLADIFNPSRILGLVANTLNGLGGVLTNTFFVFLTFIFILSEAAGFPNKLRAIFNDKNTDLKKYSQIISGVNRYLGIKTLTSLGTGITIFIWLAVQGVDFPVMWGVFAFLLNYIPNIGSIIAAVPAVLLALIQLGPLTAGIAATGFLIVNILVGSVIEPRVMGKGTGLSTLVVFLSLAFWGWVLGPVGMLLSVPLTMAVKIALGGRESTRWLSILLGSNKEASRLLEVKTQSLPR, encoded by the coding sequence ATGGAAGTGATATCTTATCGTAATAGCTCCTTAATTAAGTTTGCTGCATTTATTATTGTTGTTGCAGGAATGAAAGCCGCCACAGTACTGGTCGTACCGTTTTTGCTGGCGGCATTTCTCTCTATTATCTGTACTCCGCCATTGTTCTGGATGCAGAAAAAAGGGATTCCAAGCATGCTGGGTATCTTTATCCTGATGCTGGGGGTGATCGCCACCCAGATGCTTTTGGTGAGCCTTGTGTCTTCATCTATTGCGGATTTTTCGCGCAATATTCCTTTTTACCAGGAGCGATTGAAAACCGTAACCTTTGAAACTTTGCAGTTGTTGTCCAGATATGGAGTAGAGCTTGAAACAGACAGGCTTGCAGACATATTCAATCCAAGCCGCATCCTTGGGCTTGTTGCAAACACATTGAATGGACTGGGAGGAGTTTTGACCAATACTTTTTTTGTGTTTTTAACCTTTATCTTTATTCTTTCGGAAGCCGCTGGTTTTCCCAATAAATTGCGTGCCATTTTTAATGATAAAAATACGGATCTTAAAAAGTATTCTCAAATTATATCCGGTGTAAACCGGTATCTGGGGATAAAAACGCTTACCAGTCTTGGGACAGGCATTACCATCTTTATCTGGCTGGCTGTTCAGGGAGTGGATTTTCCCGTTATGTGGGGGGTATTTGCATTTTTATTGAACTATATTCCCAATATAGGTTCCATCATTGCTGCTGTTCCGGCCGTTCTTCTGGCCTTAATTCAGCTTGGGCCTTTGACTGCCGGGATTGCTGCAACGGGATTTTTAATTGTCAACATATTGGTGGGAAGTGTGATTGAACCCAGGGTCATGGGTAAGGGAACCGGGCTTTCCACTTTGGTGGTATTTCTTTCCCTGGCTTTTTGGGGATGGGTATTGGGTCCTGTGGGAATGCTGCTTTCAGTTCCATTGACCATGGCGGTCAAAATTGCTCTGGGAGGAAGGGAATCCACCAGATGGCTGTCTATTTTACTGGGATCAAATAAAGAAGCATCAAGATTGCTTGAGGTGAAAACACAATCCTTACCGCGCTGA
- a CDS encoding FmdB family zinc ribbon protein, with product MPIYEYKCNTCGNNFETLVMGSTKPECPSCDSQDLSRLMSACGFVSKSSGPGGETQVKSSASSACSGCSSSNCSSCGIG from the coding sequence ATGCCAATTTATGAATATAAGTGCAACACTTGCGGCAATAACTTTGAAACTCTTGTGATGGGCAGCACAAAACCTGAATGCCCCTCTTGTGACAGTCAGGATCTATCAAGATTGATGTCTGCCTGCGGTTTTGTTTCAAAATCATCCGGGCCTGGCGGTGAAACCCAGGTCAAATCTTCTGCTTCATCTGCATGCAGCGGCTGTTCTTCTTCCAATTGTTCTTCCTGCGGGATAGGTTAG
- the moaA gene encoding GTP 3',8-cyclase MoaA: MIAGNRTINYLRISVTDRCNFRCRYCVPSTPFHVIEHEKIARYEEILRITRLACELGITKVRITGGEPFVRKNIFSFLKKLCAIESLKDISITTNGSLLTREKIKELISFGIKRLNFSLDTLDPAKFAVITGRDRFNQVRNAIFTAHELGISPIKLNAVILKGINDDEIEKLTALTIKYPFHIRFIEYMPMGDSAVEKQQQILSDEIKEKIESEFGKLLPVQRTGNDGPAKKFQIDGANGIVGFITPISSHFCSECNRLRLTSRGTLRPCLLNNYEKDIIDPLRNGASDNELKEIILSALKKKPSFHGLTDHSGNDIPISHMTSIGG, translated from the coding sequence ATGATTGCCGGAAACCGTACCATTAATTATCTTCGTATATCAGTCACAGACCGGTGCAACTTCAGGTGCCGATACTGCGTTCCATCCACACCCTTTCATGTGATCGAACATGAAAAAATTGCCAGGTATGAAGAAATCCTAAGAATTACCAGGCTTGCCTGTGAACTTGGCATAACAAAAGTCAGGATTACCGGGGGAGAACCTTTTGTAAGAAAGAACATCTTTTCATTCCTGAAAAAATTGTGTGCCATTGAAAGCCTGAAAGATATTTCCATTACCACCAATGGATCATTGCTGACCAGGGAAAAAATAAAAGAGCTGATCTCTTTTGGTATCAAACGGCTTAATTTCAGTCTTGACACTCTGGACCCGGCCAAATTTGCAGTGATCACCGGCAGGGACAGATTCAATCAAGTCAGGAACGCCATTTTCACGGCCCATGAACTGGGCATATCCCCTATAAAACTCAATGCCGTTATCTTAAAGGGAATTAATGATGATGAGATTGAGAAACTTACGGCTCTGACAATCAAGTACCCGTTTCACATCCGCTTCATTGAATACATGCCCATGGGAGATTCTGCAGTTGAAAAACAACAACAGATATTATCCGATGAAATCAAAGAAAAAATTGAATCTGAATTTGGAAAACTTTTGCCTGTCCAACGCACTGGAAATGACGGCCCTGCAAAAAAATTCCAGATTGACGGGGCAAATGGAATCGTAGGTTTTATAACCCCCATCAGCTCTCATTTTTGCAGTGAATGCAACCGGTTGAGGCTTACATCAAGGGGGACATTAAGGCCCTGCCTGTTAAACAACTATGAAAAAGACATTATTGATCCACTTAGAAACGGTGCGTCTGACAATGAATTAAAAGAGATCATTCTGTCTGCCCTGAAAAAGAAACCATCATTTCACGGCTTAACTGATCACTCCGGCAACGACATCCCCATAAGTCACATGACGTCTATTGGCGGATAA
- a CDS encoding TRAP transporter small permease subunit — protein sequence MGLRSSMGKIADGIDALNEWIGRFVAWVVTLLVAVVFIDVVMRYAFNTSFVFTQELEWHLFGFIFLMGAGYTLLYDQHVRVDVIYQRLSKKAQAWVNLMGCIFFLFPGAALIVYISSVFTWESFKFMEGSPDPGGIPFRFILKGCVPLGFVLFFLQGISMFNRNLNIILNNKSYGNQEESN from the coding sequence ATGGGACTAAGATCATCTATGGGAAAAATTGCAGATGGAATTGATGCATTAAATGAATGGATCGGTCGATTTGTTGCCTGGGTTGTAACGCTTCTTGTTGCAGTTGTATTTATTGATGTTGTTATGAGATATGCGTTTAATACAAGTTTCGTCTTTACCCAGGAACTTGAATGGCACCTGTTTGGATTCATTTTCCTGATGGGAGCCGGCTATACTCTTTTATATGACCAGCATGTCCGGGTGGATGTTATCTACCAGCGCCTTTCTAAAAAAGCACAGGCCTGGGTTAATCTGATGGGCTGTATCTTTTTCCTTTTTCCGGGAGCTGCCTTGATTGTCTATATATCATCTGTCTTTACCTGGGAATCTTTTAAGTTTATGGAAGGCTCCCCTGACCCGGGTGGAATCCCGTTTCGGTTTATATTAAAAGGCTGTGTACCTTTGGGTTTTGTATTGTTTTTTCTCCAGGGAATTTCCATGTTTAATCGTAATTTGAATATCATTCTGAATAACAAATCCTATGGAAATCAGGAGGAATCAAACTGA
- a CDS encoding TRAP transporter substrate-binding protein — MERRQFLQKAAIGTVAAVTAGGIVNAPAVHAQKKIKWKMVTTWPPKLPYLQDAAELLAKKVELMSGGLFKIKVFAGGELVPPLQTFDAVSKGTTVQAGSGVSYYQAGKAPAAQWFAAVPFGLNGAGMSAWYEFGGGLKLWEEMYAPFDVIPRPGGCTGPQMAGWFNKKIESVDDFKGLKMRIPGLGGKVMAKLGATVVLCPASEIFTNLERGVIDATEWIGPLHDKLMGFYKVAKYYYYPGWHEPGPFVEFVFNKTAYESLPLEYQAILDAACTQVNNWTTQGFNTGNGQALDELITQHKVTLMKLPDPVLADLKSHAKDAVFDIAAKDPMAKKVNESFERFKKIVGPWGEVSEKPYYNSLADKYKLKG; from the coding sequence ATGGAACGAAGACAATTCTTACAAAAAGCAGCAATTGGTACAGTCGCAGCAGTGACCGCCGGTGGAATAGTTAATGCCCCGGCTGTACATGCCCAGAAAAAAATCAAATGGAAAATGGTAACCACATGGCCGCCCAAACTGCCATATCTTCAAGATGCCGCAGAACTGCTGGCTAAAAAAGTTGAACTTATGAGCGGCGGTCTTTTTAAAATTAAAGTCTTTGCAGGCGGCGAACTTGTGCCCCCTTTGCAGACCTTTGATGCCGTCAGCAAGGGAACCACTGTACAGGCCGGATCAGGTGTCAGCTATTACCAGGCAGGCAAAGCACCTGCAGCCCAGTGGTTTGCTGCTGTCCCCTTTGGCCTTAACGGAGCCGGCATGTCGGCCTGGTATGAGTTTGGCGGCGGTCTCAAGCTGTGGGAAGAAATGTATGCACCCTTTGATGTAATTCCCAGACCAGGTGGTTGCACAGGCCCCCAGATGGCAGGCTGGTTCAATAAAAAAATCGAATCTGTGGATGATTTCAAAGGGCTTAAAATGCGAATTCCCGGATTGGGTGGAAAGGTCATGGCAAAGTTAGGAGCAACGGTTGTTCTCTGCCCTGCCAGTGAAATATTTACCAACCTGGAACGTGGTGTTATTGATGCTACGGAATGGATCGGCCCTCTCCACGACAAATTAATGGGATTTTATAAAGTTGCCAAATATTATTATTATCCGGGCTGGCATGAACCCGGTCCCTTTGTGGAGTTTGTCTTCAACAAAACTGCCTATGAATCTTTACCGCTTGAATACCAGGCAATCTTAGATGCTGCCTGCACTCAGGTTAACAACTGGACAACACAAGGGTTTAATACCGGTAATGGTCAAGCCCTTGACGAATTGATCACCCAGCATAAAGTTACCCTTATGAAATTGCCAGATCCTGTGCTGGCAGATCTCAAATCCCATGCCAAAGATGCTGTTTTTGATATTGCAGCTAAAGACCCAATGGCCAAAAAAGTAAATGAAAGTTTTGAACGTTTTAAAAAGATCGTCGGACCCTGGGGGGAAGTATCTGAAAAACCGTATTATAATTCTCTGGCTGACAAATATAAATTAAAAGGATAA